The Polynucleobacter necessarius genome window below encodes:
- the sdhD gene encoding succinate dehydrogenase, hydrophobic membrane anchor protein has translation MPIYQIGPKRLVVGAHYGLKEWIIQRVTAIVMVIFTIVLLIDYCITGSATYEGWSGLFSGQVMKLLTLLAFLSLFYHAWIGVRDIWMDYIKPVSIRLTLQVLTVLYLAACAAYAIQILWKV, from the coding sequence ATGCCTATTTATCAAATTGGACCAAAACGCTTAGTTGTAGGCGCTCATTACGGCCTCAAAGAGTGGATTATTCAACGTGTTACTGCAATCGTGATGGTGATATTTACGATTGTTTTGTTGATTGACTATTGCATCACTGGTAGCGCCACCTATGAAGGTTGGTCAGGCTTGTTTAGCGGTCAAGTTATGAAGTTGTTAACTCTTTTGGCTTTCCTCAGCTTGTTCTATCACGCATGGATTGGTGTGCGTGATATCTGGATGGATTACATCAAGCCCGTCAGCATTCGTTTGACACTTCAAGTGTTGACCGTTTTGTATCTCGCAGCATGTGCGGCTTACGCCATTCAAATTTTGTGGAAAGTGTAA
- the sdhC gene encoding succinate dehydrogenase, cytochrome b556 subunit, with amino-acid sequence MVDAQQNVKKDRPIYKNIGLAQLVKYRLPWAGRVSILHRISGAALFLLLPFILYLFDQSLASELSYQKFQAFMSNILVKIICLGLIWSFLHHFCAGMRYLLLDLEIGIEKSEANRSAIFVLFTGLALTAVVGLKLFGVYSATSSKEISCLFIKLDQNA; translated from the coding sequence ATGGTTGATGCACAACAAAATGTAAAAAAAGATAGGCCGATTTACAAAAACATTGGTCTGGCCCAATTGGTTAAATACCGTCTTCCTTGGGCAGGTAGGGTGTCGATTCTTCACCGCATCAGTGGGGCAGCGTTATTTTTATTGCTGCCTTTTATCTTGTACCTCTTTGATCAGAGCCTTGCCTCTGAATTGAGCTATCAAAAATTCCAAGCCTTCATGAGCAATATTTTGGTAAAGATTATTTGCCTTGGTTTGATCTGGAGTTTCTTGCACCACTTTTGTGCCGGTATGCGCTATCTCCTACTTGATTTAGAAATCGGTATCGAGAAGTCTGAAGCAAATCGTTCCGCTATTTTTGTGTTGTTTACTGGCTTGGCATTGACTGCCGTCGTCGGTCTTAAGTTATTCGGCGTGTACTCAGCCACATCATCTAAGGAAATTTCATGCCTATTTATCAAATTGGACCAAAACGCTTAG
- a CDS encoding GntR family transcriptional regulator: MSLPDITLPVASFSPLYKQIKAMILASLQASEWLPGEAIPSEMELAARYAVSQGTVRKAIDELAAQNLLVRRQGKGTFVATHQEDEWQYRFLRLAPDIGEKFHLTNQFLSCEKIKATAYTAQLLKLKAGDPLIHIDRVQSFAGKPIVFEEIFLPGVRFKGLNLDALNAWHGPMYAFYEEQYATHMVCAEEKIKAVVADEVLAKHLHLTQGAPLLSVERVALTYGNKPVEIRHAKYDTSERHYENKLH, from the coding sequence GTGAGTTTGCCTGATATAACTTTGCCTGTTGCCTCATTTAGCCCACTGTACAAGCAGATTAAGGCGATGATTTTGGCTAGTTTGCAAGCCTCAGAATGGCTTCCAGGGGAGGCTATTCCTAGCGAAATGGAGCTCGCTGCCCGTTATGCGGTCAGCCAGGGCACGGTTCGTAAGGCAATTGATGAGCTAGCAGCGCAAAATCTATTGGTGCGTCGACAAGGCAAGGGGACTTTTGTTGCCACTCATCAAGAAGATGAGTGGCAGTACCGGTTTTTACGCTTGGCTCCTGATATAGGAGAAAAATTCCACCTGACGAATCAATTTTTGTCTTGTGAAAAGATTAAGGCTACTGCATACACTGCTCAATTGCTTAAATTAAAGGCAGGTGATCCTCTGATTCATATTGATCGAGTTCAGAGTTTCGCTGGAAAACCCATTGTTTTTGAAGAGATTTTTTTGCCTGGCGTACGTTTCAAAGGTCTTAATCTAGACGCACTCAATGCTTGGCATGGACCCATGTATGCATTTTATGAAGAGCAATACGCTACCCATATGGTGTGTGCTGAAGAAAAAATTAAGGCAGTTGTTGCCGATGAAGTGCTAGCCAAGCATCTTCATCTGACCCAGGGTGCGCCACTTCTTTCAGTTGAGCGAGTTGCCTTGACCTACGGGAATAAACCAGTAGAAATTCGTCACGCAAAATACGACACTTCAGAGCGGCATTATGAGAATAAATTGCACTAA
- a CDS encoding malate dehydrogenase codes for MAKAPMRVAVTGAAGQIGYSLLFRIANGDLLGKDQPVILQLLEIPDEKAQKALAGVMTELEDCAFPLLAGMSAHSDPMTAFKDIDVALLVGARPRGPGMERKDLLSANAQIFTAQGKALNAVAKQTVKVLVVGNPANTNAYIAMKSAPDIPAKNFTAMLRLDHNRALSQLASKLNKPVADIEKLVVWGNHSPTMYPDYRFATIDGKSVKDAINDPAWNKDVFIPTVGKRGAAIIEARGLSSAASAANAAIDHIHDWVLGTNGKWVTMGIPSKGEYGIPTEVIYGFPVVCENSEYKMIEGLEIDDFSRERMTHTLNELLEEQAGVKHLLS; via the coding sequence ATGGCAAAAGCCCCAATGCGTGTCGCCGTAACCGGTGCAGCCGGTCAAATCGGATATTCCCTCTTATTCCGCATCGCCAATGGCGACCTTTTAGGCAAAGATCAGCCCGTAATCCTCCAATTACTTGAGATTCCAGATGAAAAAGCGCAGAAAGCCTTAGCTGGCGTCATGACGGAGTTAGAAGACTGCGCATTCCCACTCTTGGCTGGAATGTCTGCCCACTCTGACCCAATGACAGCCTTTAAAGACATCGATGTCGCCTTGTTAGTTGGCGCACGCCCACGCGGTCCTGGCATGGAGCGTAAGGATTTGCTTTCTGCAAATGCACAAATTTTTACAGCTCAAGGCAAAGCCTTGAACGCAGTTGCTAAGCAAACCGTCAAAGTATTAGTAGTTGGTAACCCTGCAAACACCAATGCTTACATCGCTATGAAATCTGCGCCAGATATTCCCGCTAAGAACTTCACTGCCATGTTGCGCCTTGATCACAACCGTGCCCTTTCACAATTGGCAAGCAAGTTGAACAAACCCGTTGCTGATATCGAGAAGTTAGTTGTATGGGGCAACCATAGCCCTACGATGTACCCTGACTATCGTTTTGCAACAATCGATGGCAAGTCTGTAAAAGATGCAATTAACGATCCAGCCTGGAACAAGGATGTATTCATTCCTACGGTTGGAAAACGTGGTGCAGCGATTATTGAAGCTCGCGGTCTTTCATCTGCAGCCTCTGCAGCGAATGCTGCAATTGATCATATTCATGACTGGGTGCTTGGTACTAACGGTAAATGGGTGACCATGGGCATTCCATCGAAAGGTGAATATGGCATCCCTACGGAAGTGATTTACGGCTTCCCAGTAGTTTGCGAAAACAGCGAATATAAAATGATCGAAGGTTTAGAGATTGATGACTTCTCTCGTGAGCGCATGACGCATACATTGAATGAATTGCTCGAAGAACAAGCTGGCGTTAAGCACTTGCTCTCATAA
- a CDS encoding DUF2863 family protein, with the protein MAVHRTKGLQRSSPEVKKLVADAISLAASGSQIEDRFWEERLNARLMRLLKSQNQNVIDAALDQTFRINTVAFEVLADIAETLAESMKVEDEGQEWDVLLLAMPIVAHTRYQIPSEPLPVNMVESTAQAIHSLIAATDTRLAIVPWLYSIDQMPHSHCQTRILTEALASAAISGKDVKLELRDMSETIAVLADPRFIIAALSAPSGSPIFKWQEESPARQERGVSLIGWQNAMQDPIASLLPGCEFELLLPEAYFTNCRLADKHVRPLSIRAAVNFLESALGILPAGLSCVVGAFGQEQADEYRISFSAKGSAEVMYGVIWPLYDRESVASDALNDLSDDESPIKKICDALHDAGVEDVFRHAMLFDPEFCDDCGAPLCPDRSGEAVHAEMPGDAPSQQPLFH; encoded by the coding sequence ATGGCTGTTCACCGGACCAAAGGATTGCAACGGAGTTCTCCCGAGGTGAAGAAGCTAGTGGCTGATGCCATTTCATTGGCTGCTTCTGGCAGTCAAATTGAAGATCGCTTTTGGGAAGAGCGTTTGAATGCGCGTCTGATGCGCTTGCTGAAAAGTCAAAATCAAAATGTGATTGATGCGGCCTTGGATCAAACCTTTCGTATAAATACTGTTGCATTTGAGGTGCTTGCTGATATTGCAGAAACACTGGCAGAATCAATGAAGGTTGAGGATGAGGGGCAAGAATGGGACGTATTGTTGCTCGCAATGCCTATCGTGGCGCATACACGATATCAGATACCTTCAGAACCATTGCCAGTAAATATGGTCGAATCTACGGCACAGGCTATACATAGTCTTATTGCTGCCACCGATACTCGCCTAGCAATTGTGCCGTGGCTTTACAGTATTGATCAGATGCCGCATTCGCACTGTCAAACCCGTATTTTGACAGAAGCGCTGGCAAGTGCAGCGATCTCAGGAAAAGACGTTAAGCTTGAATTACGTGACATGTCAGAGACAATTGCTGTATTGGCGGACCCTCGCTTTATCATTGCTGCATTGAGTGCCCCAAGTGGTTCACCCATTTTCAAATGGCAAGAGGAGTCGCCCGCAAGACAAGAGCGGGGCGTGAGTCTCATCGGTTGGCAGAATGCAATGCAAGATCCGATTGCATCTTTATTGCCTGGTTGCGAGTTTGAGCTTCTGCTACCAGAGGCTTATTTTACGAACTGCCGTCTCGCAGACAAGCATGTCCGTCCTTTGAGTATCCGTGCAGCGGTTAATTTCTTAGAGAGCGCTCTGGGCATTCTTCCGGCGGGATTATCTTGTGTAGTGGGCGCCTTTGGGCAAGAGCAGGCAGACGAGTACCGTATTTCATTTAGCGCAAAAGGATCTGCTGAGGTGATGTATGGCGTGATTTGGCCGCTTTATGATCGTGAGAGCGTAGCTAGCGATGCTTTGAATGATTTATCGGATGATGAGAGTCCGATTAAGAAAATATGTGATGCTTTGCATGATGCTGGTGTAGAGGATGTATTCCGTCACGCAATGCTATTTGATCCTGAGTTCTGTGATGACTGTGGAGCTCCGCTATGTCCGGATCGCTCGGGTGAGGCAGTACATGCTGAGATGCCGGGTGACGCTCCATCTCAGCAGCCTTTGTTCCATTAA